The proteins below are encoded in one region of Saccharomyces kudriavzevii IFO 1802 strain IFO1802 genome assembly, chromosome: 5:
- the SOM1 gene encoding Som1p (similar to Saccharomyces cerevisiae SOM1 (YEL059C-A); ancestral locus Anc_6.12) has translation MAPPTTIRSRDQALAPLAALDSHTRCQLKELVQWECQFREADYVCFPFKRLFERCIAPDKSATDYEVTDTYTNS, from the coding sequence ATGGCGCCTCCAACTACGATCCGCAGCAGGGACCAAGCGCTCGCACCGCTGGCCGCGCTAGACTCTCATACCCGCTGCCAGTTGAAGGAGCTTGTGCAATGGGAGTGCCAATTCAGGGAAGCCGACTACGTCTGCTTCCCCTTCAAGAGGCTTTTTGAACGCTGCATTGCACCCGACAAATCGGCCACTGACTACGAGGTAACTGATACATACACCAATAGTTAA
- the AVT2 gene encoding Avt2p (similar to Saccharomyces cerevisiae AVT2 (YEL064C); ancestral locus Anc_1.80): MTEVGGYTKLENKELRTEFELTDFPLLGITDNDSDDGSQGKDSPNFVYPITSDTDDPLVNSVLRENDKKSSMRMAFMNLANSILGAGIITQPVAIKNAGILGGLIAYIALGFIVDWTLRLIVINLTLAGKRTYQGTVEHVMGKKGKLLILFTNGLFAFGGCIGYCIIIGDTIPHVLRAVFSQNDGEVHFWLRRNVIIVLVTIFISFPLSLKRNIEGLSKASFLAVISMIIIVLTVVIRGPMLPYDWKGHSLKWPDFLVKTTIFRSLSVISFALVCHHNTSFIFFSMRNRSVAKFTRLTHISIIISVICCGLMGFSGFAAFKEKTKGNVLNNFPGTDTAINVARLCFGFNMLTTFPMEIFVLRDVVGNSLHECHLIKSYDEHTQLSDKQHTIITSLLVFITMSISLTTCNLGALFELIGSTTASTMAYILPPYTNLLLTSKKKNWKAKLPYYLCICFGFMIMIVSSTQTILDAINGADEQHCEI, translated from the coding sequence ATGACTGAAGTTGGCGGGTACACTAAACTAGAAAACAAAGAGCTCAGAACGGAGTTTGAATTGACAGACTTTCCTTTGCTTGGCATAACTGATAACGATTCAGATGATGGAAGTCAAGGAAAAGACTCCCCAAATTTCGTCTATCCTATCACTTCTGATACGGATGATCCTCTAGTTAATAGTGTGCTTCGAGAAAACGATAAAAAATCCAGTATGAGAATGGCTTTCATGAATTTAGCCAATTCTATTCTTGGTGCTGGAATAATCACTCAGCCGGTTGCAATTAAGAATGCTGGTATACTAGGAGGGCTGATAGCATACATAGCACTTGGATTCATCGTTGATTGGACATTGAGACTTATTGTCATTAATTTAACTCTTGCAGGCAAGAGAACCTACCAGGGAACGGTCGAGCATGTTATGGGTAAAAAAGGGAAGTTGCTAATTCTCTTCACAAATGGGTTATTTGCATTTGGTGGGTGTATTGGTTATTGTATTATTATCGGAGATACCATACCACATGTTCTTAGAGCTGTTTTTAGTCAGAATGACGGCGAAGTACATTTTTGGCTGAGAAGGAACGTTATCATAGTTTTGGTcaccattttcatttcctttCCGTTATCCTTAAAGAGGAATATAGAGGGATTATCAAAGGCATCATTTCTGGCCGTCATAAGTATGATCATTATTGTTCTCACAGTGGTTATCAGGGGACCCATGTTGCCATATGATTGGAAGGGCCATTCCCTCAAGTGGCCAGattttttggtaaaaaCGACAATATTCAGAAGTCTCTCAGTCATTTCCTTTGCTTTAGTTTGTCATCACAACACCAGctttatcttcttctcaATGAGGAATAGAAGCGTAGCCAAGTTCACCAGATTGACACatattagtattattatttcgGTAATATGCTGTGGATTAATGGGGTTTTCAGGATTTGCGgccttcaaagaaaaaacaaagggCAATGTCTTAAATAATTTCCCAGGAACAGATACTGCTATCAACGTAGCTAGACTCTGCTTTGGATTTAATATGCTAACTACGTTCCCCatggaaatttttgttttacgAGATGTTGTCGGCAATTCCTTACATGAATGCCACCTCATTAAGAGTTATGATGAGCACACTCAATTATCAGACAAGCAACATACGATAATAACTTCCTTGCTTGTTTTTATCACTATGAGTATATCATTAACTACCTGTAATTTGGGCGCATTATTTGAACTGATTGGTTCTACTACAGCATCCACAATGGCTTACATTTTACCGCCATACACAAACCTGTTGTTAACtagtaagaaaaagaactgGAAGGCGAAACTTCCTTACTATCT
- the PRB1 gene encoding proteinase B (similar to Saccharomyces cerevisiae PRB1 (YEL060C) and YSP3 (YOR003W); ancestral locus Anc_6.14), with protein sequence MKLENTLLTLGALGSISAALVIPNLEHAADHHELVVEDNHQERVGHAVHAGGSSHESAKESHEDGKHGDEEASKSDDKAHRKGGCHDKKDKKDKKDKKVKSKKEKKVKSKKEKKVKSKKHHEKTLEKARHNEKLAPLVSTAQFDPAAMPKIIPNRYIIVFKKGVPQEATDFHKESVHQAQLQSVENLSAEDAFFISTRDSSLSTSETGGIQDSFNIDNMFSGYIGYFTQEIIDLIRQNPLVDFVERDSVVEATDFDTQNSAPWGLARISHRERLNLGSFNKYLYDDDAGRGVTSYVIDTGVNVNHKDFEKRAIWGKTIPLNDEDLDGNGHGTHCAGTIASKHYGVAKNANVVAVKVLRSNGSGTMSDVVKGVEYAARAHQKQAQEKKKGFKGSTANMSLGGGKSPALDLAVNAAVEAGIHFAVAAGNENQDACNTSPASADKAITVGASTLSDDRAYFSNWGKCVDIFAPGLNILSTYIGSDDATATLSGTSMASPHVAGLLTYFLSLQPGSDSEFFEMGQDSLTPQQLKNKLIHYSTKDILFDVPEDTPNALIYNGGGQDLSAFWNDTKKSHSSRFKQELNMDEFIGSKTDLIFEQVRDVLDKLNII encoded by the coding sequence ATGAAGTTAGAAAATACTCTATTAACACTCGGTGCTCTGGGAAGCATATCTGCTGCTCTTGTCATCCCCAATCTTGAACATGCCGCCGACCATCATGAACTGGTGGTCGAGGACAACCACCAAGAAAGGGTCGGACACGCAGTGCACGCTGGTGGAAGCAGCCACGAGTCTGCCAAGGAGAGCCACGAGGACGGAAAGCACGGTGACGAAGAAGCTTCTAAATCTGACGACAAGGCTCACCGTAAGGGTGGCTGCCACGATAAGAAGGACAAGAAGGACAAGAAGGATAAGAAGGTGAAAAgcaagaaggaaaagaaggtgaagagcaagaaggaaaagaaggtcAAGAGCAAGAAACACCATGAAAAGACCTTGGAAAAGGCGAGGCACAACGAGAAACTGGCCCCATTGGTGTCCACAGCACAATTCGACCCAGCCGCCATGCCCAAGATCATTCCCAACCGCTAcatcatcgtcttcaaGAAGGGCGTCCCACAAGAAGCGACCGACTTCCACAAGGAAAGCGTCCACCAAGCGCAACTCCAATCCGTAGAGAACTTATCTGCTGAGGACGCCTTTTTCATCTCGACTAGAGACTCCTCGCTTTCCACCTCTGAGACTGGCGGTATTCAGGACTCCTTCAACATCGACAACATGTTCTCCGGTTACATCGGCTACTTCACCCAGGAGATTATTGACTTGATCCGTCAAAATCCTCTCGTAGACTTTGTCGAAAGAGACTCCGTTGTAGAAGCCACCGACTTCGACACCCAAAACAGCGCTCCATGGGGGTTGGCTCGTATCTCTCACAGAGAACGCCTCAACTTGGGCTCTTTCAACAAGTATCTCTACGACGATGATGCTGGCCGCGGTGTCACGTCCTATGTTATCGACACCGGTGTCAACGTCAACCACAAGGATTTCGAAAAGAGAGCCATCTGGGGGAAAACCATCCCGCTCAACGACGAAGACCTCGACGGGAACGGCCACGGTACCCATTGTGCCGGTACCATCGCCTCCAAACACTACGGTGTCGCCAAGAATGCCAACGTCGTCGCCGTCAAAGTCTTGAGATCAAACGGGTCTGGTACCATGTCTGATGTCGTCAAGGGTGTCGAATACGCTGCCAGGGCACACCAAAAGCAGGCtcaggaaaagaagaagggcTTCAAGGGTTCCACAGCCAACATGTCGCTTGGTGGTGGTAAATCCCCTGCTTTGGACCTAGCCGTCAATGCCGCTGTCGAAGCCGGTATTCACTTTGCCGTCGCTGCCGGTAACGAAAACCAAGACGCCTGTAACACGTCTCCAGCTTCTGCTGATAAGGCCATCACCGTCGGTGCTTCCACTTTGAGCGACGATAGGGCCTACTTCTCCAACTGGGGTAAGTGTGTCGACATCTTCGCTCCAGGTTTGAACATTCTGTCCACCTATATCGGCAGCGATGACGCCACCGCTACTTTGTCCGGTACCTCCATGGCCTCTCCTCATGTTGCTGGTTTGTTAACTTACTTTTTGTCGTTGCAACCGGGCTCCGATAGTGAGTTCTTCGAAATGGGCCAGGACTCATTAACCCCTcaacaattgaaaaataagcTGATTCATTACAGTACGAAAGATATTCTGTTCGATGTTCCTGAAGACACTCCAAACGCTTTGATCTACAATGGTGGTGGCCAAGATTTGTCCGCCTTCTGGAATGATACCAAAAAGTCCCATTCATCTCGTTTCAAGCAAGAATTGAACATGGATGAGTTCATCGGCTCAAAGACTGATTTGATCTTTGAACAAGTAAGAGATGTTCTTGATAAATTGAATATCATTTAA
- the CAN1 gene encoding arginine permease CAN1 (similar to Saccharomyces cerevisiae ALP1 (YNL270C) and CAN1 (YEL063C); ancestral locus Anc_1.83) has protein sequence MTNPKQEAEIEEKHMYNEPVTTLLHDVEASQTHRRRGSLSLKDEKSKELYPLRSFPTGVNGQDTFSMEENLQDEDEGEVQNAEVKRELKQRHIGMIALGGTIGTGLFIGLSTPLANAGPVGALIAYLFMGSLAFSVTQSLGEMATFIPVTSSFTVFSQRFLSPAFGAANGYMYWFSWAITFALELSVVGQVIQFWTHKVPLAAWISIFWVLITIMNLFPVKYYGEFEFWVASIKVIAIIGFLIYCFCMVCGAGVTGPVGFRYWRNPGAWGPGIISKNKNEGRFLGWVSSLINAAFTFQGTELVGITAGEAANPRKTVPRAIKKVVFRILTFYIGSLLFIGLLVPYNDPKLTEATSYVSTSPFIVAIQNSGTKVLPHIFNAVILTTIISAANSNIYVGSRILFGLSKNKLAPKFLSRTSKGGVPYIAVFATAVFGALAYMETSTGGDKVFEWLLNITGVAGFFAWLFISISHIRFMQALKYRGISRDELPFKAKLMPGLAYYSSFFMIIIIIIQGFTAFAPKFNGSSFLAAYISIFLFIAVWILFECIFRCRFIWKIEDVDIDSDRRDIEAIVWEDHEPKTFWDKFWNVVA, from the coding sequence ATGACAAATCCAAAGCAAGAGGCTGAAATAGAGGAGAAACACATGTACAATGAGCCGGTCACAACGCTCCTTCATGACGTAGAGGCTTCTCAAACACACCGCAGACGTGGTTCACTATCAttgaaagatgaaaaaagtaaagagTTGTATCCGTTGCGCTCTTTCCCTACCGGAGTCAATGGCCAGGATACCTTCTCTATGGAGGAAAACCTACAGGACGAAGACGAAGGTGAGGTGCAGAACGCTGAAGTGAAGAGAGAGCTTAAACAAAGACATATCGGTATGATTGCCCTTGGTGGTACGATCGGTACTGGTCTTTTTATCGGTTTATCCACGCCTCTGGCCAACGCTGGCCCAGTGGGTGCTCTGATAGCATATTTATTTATGGGTTCGTTGGCATTTTCTGTCACACAATCGCTGGGTGAAATGGCTACATTTATTCCAGTGACATCATCCTTTACAGTTTTTTCGcaaagatttctttctCCCGCATTTGGTGCAGCCAACGGTTATATGTATTGGTTTTCTTGGGCCATCACTTTCGCCCTAGAACTTAGTGTGGTTGGGCAAGTCATCCAATTCTGGACCCACAAGGTCCCATTGGCAGCATGGATTAGTATTTTTTGGGTACTCATTACAATAATGAACTTGTTTCCTGTTAAATATTACGGTGAATTCGAATTCTGGGTTGCTTCCATAAAGGTCATCGCCATTATTGGGTTTTTAATTTACTGTTTCTGCATGGTCTGCGGTGCAGGTGTTACCGGCCCAGTTGGGTTCCGTTATTGGAGAAACCCAGGTGCGTGGGGTCCAGGTATCAtatccaaaaataaaaacgaGGGGAGGTTTTTAGGTTGGGTGTCTTCTTTGATTAATGCCGCTTTCACATTCCAAGGTACTGAACTGGTTGGTATCACCGCTGGTGAGGCTGCTAACCCGAGGAAAACTGTTCCAAGAGCCATTAAGAAGGTTGTGTTCCGTATCTTAACCTTCTACATTGGCTCCTTATTATTCATTGGTCTTCTAGTCCCCTACAATGATCCTAAATTAACGGAAGCTACTTCTTATGTCTCCACATCTCCCTTCATTGTTGCCATCCAGAACTCAGGCACAAAAGTTCTGCCTCATATCTTTAACGCCGTTATTCTAACGACTATCATCTCTGCAGCAAACTCAAACATTTACGTGGGCTCTCGTATTTTATTTGGTTTGTCGAAAAATAAACTGGCTCCAAAGTTCCTTTCAAGAACTAGTAAGGGTGGTGTCCCGTACATCGCAGTTTTTGCCACTGCCGTCTTTGGCGCTCTAGCTTACATGGAAACTTCCACTGGTGGTGACAAAGTATTTGAATGGCTGTTAAACATCACTGGTGTCGCCGGATTCTTTGCTTGGTTATTTATCTCGATCTCACATATCAGATTTATGCAAGCGCTGAAATATCGCGGCATCTCCCGTGATGAATTACCGTTCAAAGCCAAGCTAATGCCCGGACTGGCGTACTACTCCTCTTTTTTCATgatcattattatcatcatccaGGGTTTCACCGCTTTCGCACCAAAGTTCAATGGAAGCAGCTTTCTTGCCGCCTATATCtctattttccttttcatagCAGTTTGGATATTATTTGAATGCATTTTCAGATGCAGATTCATTTGGAAGATTGAAGATGTGGATATCGATTCCGATAGAAGAGACATTGAAGCCATTGTCTGGGAAGATCATGAGCCGAAGACTTTCTGGGATAAATTTTGGAATGTCGTAGCGTAA
- the CIN8 gene encoding kinesin motor protein CIN8 (similar to Saccharomyces cerevisiae CIN8 (YEL061C); ancestral locus Anc_6.16) — MPAESQNTIQERSSNSISSNGNGNNQMGCHSVPNEELNITVAVRCRGRNEREIGMKSSVVVNVPDITGSKEVSINTTGDTGITAQMNAKRYTVDKVFGPGASQDLIFEEVAGPLFQDFIKGYNCTVLVYGMTSTGKTYTMTGDEKLYNGELNDAAGIIPRVLLKLFDTLELQQSDYVVKCSFIELYNEELKDLLDNNSNGSSNNGFDGQFMKKLRIFDSSTANNTTSNSASSSRSNSRNSSPRSLNDLTPKAALLRKRLRTKSLPNTIKQQQQQQAMNSRNNSSSNSGSAANNSSSNTNGQRSPMTQNDQSNGIYIQNLQEFHITNALEGLNLLQRGLKHRQVASTKMNDFSSRSHTIFTITLYKKHQDELFRISKMNLVDLAGSENINRSGALNQRAKEAGSINQSLLTLGRVINALVDRSGHIPFRESKLTRLLQDSLGGNTKTALIATISPAKVTSEETCSTLEYASKAKNIKNKPQLGAFMMKDILVKNITMELAKIKSDLLSTKSKEGIYMSQDHYKNLNSDLESHKNEVQECKREIESLASKNSLLVKDKLKSRETIQSQNSQMESLKATINHLKAQLDKQHKAELEISGFNNKLQKMTEVMQVALQDYKKRELDLNKKFETHISKEIKSLKTALFLQLDNMQQKNIFQETDIQPNLDMVKNEVLTLMETMQEKAELMYKDCVKKILNESPKFFNVIVEKIDIIRIEFQNFYKNIAENLSDISEENNNLKQYLKNHFFKNNHQELLNHHIDSTYENIEKKTNQFVENFKMTLNDHLEENKKLIMQNMTNATSAVIDQEMDLFEPRRAKWENSFDLINKCDSMNNEFYNNMAATLSQIKKTVDTSSNSMNESISVMKGQVEESENAISLLKNNTKFNDQFKQLISKHIILKDNIESSITSTHSHITNVDDIYNTIEDIMTNHGNKENATKDEMIDNILKEIPNLSKRLPLRISNINGCSVQDIISPKKHTIEDENPSSENADSEGSRKIPKTE, encoded by the coding sequence atgccTGCTGAAAGTCAAAATACTATTCAAGAGAGAAGCTCCAATAGCATCAGTAGCAACGGCAACGGCAACAATCAGATGGGATGTCATTCTGTTCccaatgaagaattgaatatCACTGTGGCAGTACGGTGCAGGGGAAGAAATGAAAGGGAAATCGGCATGAAAAGCTCTGTAGTGGTGAATGTGCCGGATATCACCGGTTCCAAAGAGGTTTCCATCAACACCACTGGAGACACAGGTATAACTGCCCAGATGAATGCCAAGAGATACACAGTTGACAAAGTCTTCGGGCCCGGGGCATCTCAAGATCTGATTTTTGAGGAAGTGGCAGGCCCTCTATTCCAGGATTTCATTAAGGGCTACAATTGTACCGTGTTAGTATATGGTATGACGTCCACGGGTAAAACTTATACAATGACAGGAGACGAAAAGCTATATAATGGCGAACTGAATGATGCTGCAGGAATTATACCAAGGGTTCTCCTAAAATTGTTCGACACACTGGAATTGCAGCAGAGTGATTACGTTGTCAAATGCTCGTTCATTGAATTGTATAATGAGGAATTAAAAGATTTGTTGGATAACAATAGCAACGGCTCCAGTAACAATGGTTTTGATGGCCaattcatgaaaaaattaaggATTTTTGACTCAAGCACGGCCAATAACACCACTAGCAATAGCGCCAGCAGTTCCAGGAGTAATTCTAGAAATAGTTCTCCCAGGTCATTGAATGATCTAACACCTAAAGCCGCTCTTTTAAGAAAAAGGTTAAGAACGAAATCGCTACCCAATACCATCaagcaacagcagcaacaacaagcTATGAATTCCAGAAATAATTCTTCCTCTAATTCCGGTTCTGCAGCTAACAATTCTTCAAGTAATACAAATGGCCAAAGAAGTCCAATGACTCAAAATGACCAATCGAACGGGATAtacattcaaaatttacaaGAGTTTCATATAACAAATGCATTAGAGGGACTGAACCTTTTACAAAGAGGTTTGAAACATAGACAAGTGGCTTCCACCAAAATGAATGATTTTTCCAGTAGGTCTCATACTATTTTCACAATCACCTTGTACAAGAAACACCAAGACGAACTGTTCAGGATTTCCAAGATGAATCTAGTGGATTTAGCTGGTTCGGAAAATATTAACCGATCTGGAGCATTGAACCAACGTGCGAAAGAAGCTGGTTCAATCAATCAAAGTCTGCTAACGCTGGGGAGGGTCATTAACGCGCTTGTTGATAGAAGTGGTCACATACCCTTCCGTGAATCAAAATTAACCCGTTTACTTCAAGATTCCCTTGGAGGTAATACAAAAACTGCATTAATTGCTACAATATCGCCTGCAAAGGTGACCTCCGAGGAAACTTGCAGTACATTAGAGTACGCTTCGAAGGCTAAAAACATCAAGAACAAACCACAACTGGGCGCCTTCATGATGAAGGATATTCTGGTTAAGAATATCACCATGGAATTAGCTAAGATTAAGTCAGATCTACTTTCAACAAAATCCAAAGAAGGGATATATATGAGTCAGGATCATTATAAGAATTTGAACAGTGACCTAGAGAGTCACAAGAATGAAGTTCAAGAATgtaaaagagaaattgaaagcTTGGCGTCGAAAAACTCATTGCTAGTAAAGGATAAATTGAAGTCAAGAGAAACTATTCAATCTCAAAATTCTCAAATGGAGTCATTAAAGGCCACCATCAATCATTTAAAGGCGCAACTAGACAAACAACATAAAGCTGAACTAGAGATATCTGGTttcaataataaactaCAAAAAATGACTGAGGTAATGCAAGTAGCTCTTCAAGattacaagaaaagagagcTTGATCTCAACAAAAAGTTCGAAACGCATATTTCAAAGGAGATTAAAAGTTTAAAAACTGCTTTGTTTTTACAGTTAGATAATATGCAACAGAAAAATATCTTTCAAGAGACGGATATCCAACCAAATCTTGATATGGtcaaaaatgaagtatTGACTTTAATGGAAACCATGCAAGAAAAGGCGGAGCTAATGTATAAGGATtgtgtgaaaaaaattttgaatgaatctccaaaattcttcaatgtcATTGTCGAAAAGATTGACATAATAAGAATCgaattccaaaatttttataaaaatattgCGGAGAATCTTTCTGATATTAGCGAAGAGAATAATAATCTAAAGcagtatttgaaaaatcatttCTTTAAAAATAACCACCAAGAGTTACTGAATCATCATATAGATTCCACttatgaaaatattgaaaagaaaacaaaccagtttgttgaaaacttcaaaatgACTTTAAACGACCACctagaagaaaacaagaaactaATAATGCAGAATATGACTAACGCAACCAGCGCAGTTattgatcaagaaatgGATTTATTTGAACCAAGGCGGGCTAAATGGGAAAATTCGTTTGATTTGATAAACAAATGTGACTCCATGAATAATGAGTTCTATAATAATATGGCAGCAACACTATCGCAGATCAAAAAAACGGTTGAtacatcatcaaattcgATGAACGAGTCTATCTCAGTCATGAAAGGACAGGTGGAGGAATCGGAGAATGCTATCTCTCTTTTAAAAAACAATACGAAGTTTAATGATCAGTTCAAACAACTAATTAGCAAGCACATTATATTGAAGGACAATATTGAAAGTTCAATTACGTCAACACACTCTCATATAACGAATGTAGATGATATCTACAATACAATTGAAGATATAATGACAAACCATGGTAACAAGGAAAACGCTACCAAAGATGAAATGATTGATAATATATTAAAGGAAATACCAAATTTAAGCAAGAGGTTACCATTAAGGATATCAAACATAAATGGTTGCTCGGTGCAGGACATAATATCCCCAAAAAAACATacaattgaagatgaaaatcCCTCCAGTGAAAACGCAGACAGTGAAGGGTCGAGAAAAATACCAAAGACCGAATAG
- the NPR2 gene encoding nitrogen permease regulating protein NPR2 (similar to Saccharomyces cerevisiae NPR2 (YEL062W); ancestral locus Anc_6.17): protein MQSYFQGFVPIHTIFYSVFHPTEGSKIKYEFPPNNLKNHGINFNTIKNYIIPKPILCHKLITFKYGTYRIVCYPVTINSPIYARNFFSFNFVFVFPYDCETSPYEPAITRLGKMFKVLEEQNQLLSKSEKDAVFFDLKALENSTITPSTAGAPTTSNPSSNTTPTYPTSDKDAKDLRSSRYNDLTKDLGLPESSFSIQDLLMRIFQDLNNYSECLIPIDEGNAVDIKIFPLLRPPTTCVSLEDVPLSSVNLKKIIDVNWDPTMMSIVPYIDGLNSIAKISKLSRSDPSLVIECIRHLIYYKCVTLSDIFQFSNIYAPSSLIRTFLTDQLMASDCQSYVAFPEISKMSSLPLSKNLDSADRDSPSLFVRRKSKSSSIPSNPDSRTTSFSSNSKVSQNSSLNSSFSSVCKDWRQSQTSLSSSNLRANDNRNRFLPTRSCLFDLYRSLSQGRTLKSWYESKHAILKENNIDVRRFITFGLERRIIYRCYSFPVMLNVDSRERKEMTRMILKDSLNDDRSLKKKNQDASFSVVGSKNSGQPNNVKSERPSKVSFEMQRAGSLATGEATIPKLSDEEERILENSIRSAESFDNICVLLSKSKLEVENYLNELGEFKVINS, encoded by the coding sequence ATGCAAAGCTACTTCCAAGGGTTTGTGCCCATTCATACTATATTTTATTCTGTGTTCCACCCCACAGAAGGCTCCAAGATCAAGTACGAGTTTCCCCCAAATAATCTCAAAAATCATGGTATCAATTTCAACACGATCAAAAACTACATCATACCGAAACCTATACTGTGCCACAAGCTGATCACTTTCAAGTACGGCACCTATAGAATTGTATGCTACCCGGTAACGATCAATTCTCCAATATACGCcaggaattttttcagctttAATTTTGTGTTCGTATTTCCATATGATTGTGAGACGTCTCCTTACGAGCCAGCCATCACCAGACTGGGCAAAATGTTCAAAGTTCTGGAAGAGCAAAACCAATTGCTGTCTaaatctgaaaaagatgctgttttttttgacctGAAAGCATTGGAAAACTCCACGATAACGCCCTCTACTGCAGGGGCCCCTACAACATCAAATCCCAGTAGCAACACCACACCAACCTATCCTACGTCCGACAAAGACGCGAAGGACTTGAGAAGCAGCAGGTACAACGACCTCACCAAAGATTTGGGGCTTCCGGAGTCTTCGTTCTCCATACAGGATTTGCTAAtgagaatttttcaagactTGAATAACTATTCCGAATGCCTCATACCGATCGACGAGGGAAACGCAGTAGACATAAAGATTTTCCCACTTCTAAGACCACCCACAACTTGTGTCTCCTTAGAGGATGTGCCCTTGTCGTCTgtaaacttgaaaaaaatcatcgatGTTAACTGGGATCCAACTATGATGAGCATAGTCCCCTACATTGATGGTTTAAACAGCATTGCTAAAATTTCTAAACTGAGTCGCAGTGACCCAAGTTTAGTGATAGAATGCATACGGCATCTAATATATTACAAATGTGTCACGTTGTCAGATATTTTCCAGTTCTCCAACATATACGCCCCTTCTTCGTTGATCAGAACTTTTTTAACCGACCAACTAATGGCCAGTGATTGCCAATCTTATGTTGCGTTTCCTGAAATATCCAAAATGTCAAGTTTACCCTTAAGTAAAAATCTAGATTCTGCTGATCGAGATTCACCATCACTTTTTGTTCGTAGGAAATCTAAATCCTCTAGCATACCTTCAAACCCGGACTCCAGAACTACGTCTTTTAGTTCGAACAGCAAAGTTTCCCAAAACTCATCATTAAattcctcattttcatcagtTTGTAAGGATTGGAGGCAGTCACAAACCTCTCTTTCAAGCTCAAATCTTCGTGCTAATGACAACCGTAATAGGTTTCTACCAACAAGGTCGTGCTTATTTGATCTTTATAGATCTCTCTCGCAAGGACGAACGCTAAAATCGTGGTACGAGTCGAAGCACGCAATTTTAAAAGAGAATAACATCGATGTTAGAAGATTTATAACGTTTGGCTTGGAAAGACGAATCATATATAGATGTTATTCCTTTCCAGTAATGTTGAATGTCGATTCACGAGAACGGAAGGAAATGACACGAATGATCTTAAAAGACTCTCTAAATGATGATAGGTCActtaagaaaaaaaatcaggaTGCTTCATTTTCCGTAGTTGGGTCTAAAAATTCAGGACAACCCAATAACGTAAAATCCGAAAGACCGTCGAAGGTTTCATTTGAGATGCAAAGAGCAGGTTCTTTGGCGACTGGTGAAGCTACAATACCCAAGCtaagtgatgaagaagaacgaATTCTGGAAAACTCTATCAGGAGTGCTGAGAGTTTTGATAACATTTGCGTCTTGCTGAGTAAATCTAAACTAGAAGTGGAGAACTACTTAAATGAATTAGGAGAATTCAAGGTAATTAATAGCTGA